The following are encoded together in the Astyanax mexicanus isolate ESR-SI-001 chromosome 8, AstMex3_surface, whole genome shotgun sequence genome:
- the LOC103032972 gene encoding gametocyte-specific factor 1, whose product MVYNSDTASASSLLVRLAGLTKLTRSLLAVWFYLNVVCRSCSLVNHRSTSTNPKRQQKMESKKLKQPKAPKSEVKAPLRRWEEAEDEDFCNPDKLLVCPYDPNHQIRACRFPYHLLKCKKNHPELANQLWTCPFNARHLMPKHELSHHMSNCVDRCSVSADYVESAETQRKFQVPVNNWTTPECDEDWDQEEEETVVPATPFVWGLSTSQLGQERSEPTVTNSLSSSLRAPRVFPWKLDK is encoded by the exons ATGGTGTACAATTCGGACACGGCCTCAGCCTCTAGTTTGTTAGTTAGGTTAGCGGGCTTAACGAAGTTAACTAGGTCTTTGTTAGCTGTTTGGTTTTACCTGAACGTTGTTTGTCGGAGTTGTAGCTTAGTAAACCACCGTTCTACCTCCACAAACCCGAAGAGACAGCAAAAAATGGAGTCCAAGAAATTAAAGCAGCCCAAGGCACCAAAATCTGAGGTGAAAGCCCCTCTTCGTCGATGGGAAGAAGCGGAAG ACGAGGATTTCTGTAACCCCGACAAACTGCTTGTGTGTCCCTACGACCCAAACCACCAGATCCGCGCCTGTCGCTTCCCTTACCATCTCCTCAAGTGCAAGAAG AACCATCCTGAATTGGCCAATCAACTGTGGACGTGCCCATTCAATGCCCGTCACCTCATGCCCAAGCATGAGTTATCCCATCACATGTCGAACTGTGTGGACAGGTGCTCTGTGAGTGCTGACTATG TGGAAAGTGCTGAGACACAGCGCAAATTTCAGGTACCTGTCAATAACTGGACAACCCCGGAGTGTGATGAAGATTGGGACCAAG AGGAAGAGGAGACAGTAGTCCCGGCAACACCATTTGTCTGGGGATTGTCAACCTCGCAACTTGGACAAGAAAG GTCTGAACCAACTGtgaccaacagtttgtcctccaGTCTCAGAGCACCAAGAGTTTTTCCTTGGAAACTGGACAAGTGA